The DNA sequence TTTTTTATCTGGCCCGGCGGCCCTTCCCCTACCTGGGCGCCGTGGCCCAGATGGGCACCTTCAAGTACGGCCTGTGGACGGTGGTGGTGCTGGGTGGCTACATGGTCACCCGGCGCCATTGGGATTGGGAATTCGCCCTCCTCACCGCCACCCACGCCGGCATGGCCTTGGAAGCCTACCTGTTCATGGCCGCCGACCCCCAGCGCCGGCCCTTCATCTGGGCGGCCGCCGCCTGGTTCGTCATCAACGACTTTTTCGACTACGTCATCGGCACCCATCCGGCGGTGCCCGACCCCGGGGCCATAGGCCTGGTGGCCGTGCAGGCCTTAGTCCTGACGATTTTGGCCATCGTCATGACCCAAGTGGCCAAAGGCCGCAGGCCCATGTTAAGGTGATGGTTGACTCGGCTCAGCACACACCGGAAGAAGAGGTGAACCGGGCTGCGAAAGGCTCATTCCTTTGACTTGGAAAAGATCCAGCAAGCGGTGCGGATGATTCTGGAGGCCATCGGCGAGGATCCCCAGCGGCCAGGCCTGAAGGACACCCCGGCCCGGGTTGCCAGAGCCTATCAGGAGCTTCTGGGCGGGATGCATCAAGATCCCGCCGAAGAGATCAGCGTCTTCTTCGAAGTCGAAAACGATGAAATGGTTCTGGTGAAGGACATCCCCTTCTACTCCCTGTGCGAGCACCACCTGCTGCCCTTTTTCGGCAAGGCCCACGTGGCCTACATCCCCCGCAACGGGCGCATAACGGGGCTGAGCAAGCTGGCCCGGGTGGTAGACGTGGTGGCCCGGCGGCCCCAGGTCCAGGAGCGGCTGACCAGCCAGATCGCCGACGCCCTCACCCGCCGGCTGGAGCCCCGGGGCGTCCTGGTGGTCATGGAGGCCGAGCACTTGTGCATGACCATGCGGGGCATCAAGAAGCCCGGCTCCATCACGGTCACCTCGGCGGTGCGGGGCATTTTCCGGGACAACGACAAGACCCGGGCCGAGGCCTTCGCCCTCATCGGCCATTGACGGCCCGCCGACTCCCCGGGCCTTCGGCGGCGGGGCCTACGAAGACTTTCCCTGGTACCCCAGGAACATAAGGGCGGCCTTGACCCTGGCCTGATGGGATCCGTCCCGCGGGTCGATGCCCAACTGCCCGTACAGCTCGTTGATGTAGTTCTCCACCGTTTTCCGGCTGATCCCCAGTTGCTCGGCGATGCCGGCGTTGCTGTATCCTTTGGCGATAAGCTCCAGCACCTCCCGCTGGCGGGGGGTGAGCCGGGACAAGGGGCTGTGGCCGTGGGTCCTGGCCCTCTGGATGATCTGGGGGCTGAACACCACCAAGCCTTGGGTGGCTCCCACGATGACCCGGGCCAAGGTGGCCAGATCCTTAACCTCACTTTTCAGCAGGTACGACCAGCCCTCCATGGACTCTTCGGGAACCGCCGCAAGCAGCCACGGATTCGTGTGATTGGACAAGATTACTATGCCCAAATGTGGTAAGATTTTACGTAGATGAAGGCCCAGCTCGATGCCGTTGAGGCCTTCTCCCAACTCTATATCCAGCAAGGCTACGTCGGGCTTGAGGGCCGGCGCTGCAGCCAAGGCCGATTGGGCGTCGGCAAAGGAGCCCACTATTTCAAATTGCGGCAAGCTGTCCAGGGCGGTCTTCAGGAGTTCGCGATACAGGCTCTCATCTTCAACGATTATCCCGCGGATGGTTATTTCCGGCGTCAAATTATCGACCTACTTTGCCTAGCGGTATAGAACCATTATCCCAGGTGTATACACCTAGGGCCAATCCCGATATTTAGGGGGCAGGCACCCTTCAACGGCGGTGCCGGCGGTTTTTATGATAAGTTGAGGCTTCCTGTACGGGCTTGTGAGCCAAAGGAAGGTCTTCGAACCTTTTAAGGAGGCAGGCAATTTGGGAAATGGACTGGTTATAAATCACAGCTCGACCCTTGCTGAGTCCCCGACTTCCAGCAAGCCCACTCCCGTCCTTTCTGCTGTGTCCACAACCCAGACCCATGGCCCGATACCTTTTGCAGCTGAACTGTTGGGCATCGACCACAGCCAATATGCCATCTGGATTCGTACTTTCGGCCGCCTCAGGGTGTATGTAGACTACAGGGAGATTCCCAGCAAAGAGTGGCGCTACCCCAAGGTTCAATCGCTGCTGCGCTTCTTGCTGCTCCATCCGGGCAACGTGCCCTTGGATCAGGTGCTGGAGACCATCTGGCCCGACCTACCGCCGGAGCGGGCGCGGCAAAACTTCGCCGTGGCCCTGCACCACCTGCGCAAGGCCGTGGAGCCCGACAAGGACAAGCCCCATCGCTCCCAGCTCATCTTGTACAAGGATAAGCAGGTGCGCCTGGATCACAGCAGCATCCTGACGGACCGCAACCTGTTCCTGAAGCTGTGGGACCACGTCCAGAAGGCGGGCCTGCTACCCGAGGAGCAGCAGCCCTTCCTGATGGCCTTGACGTCCTTGTACGCCGGGCCCTTGTACGAAGACGAGCCTTACGAGGACTGGTGCGCCGTAGAGCGGCAGCGCCTCAGCGACATCTACGTTCTGGCCAGGGAGGCCCTGGCCCGCCTGGCCTTCGAAGCCAACAACTTGAACCTGTGCGTCCAGCACTGCCAGGAAGTGCTGGTGGTGGAGCCCCTCCACGAGCCCGCCCATCTCCTGCTGCTCCAGGCTTATCAGGTCACGGGGCACCGGGCCCGGGCCGTCACCCATTACCACCAGCTGCGGAAGCAGTTGGACGACGAACTGGGCGTCCCCCCCTCGGAGCCCATCCGCCAGTTGTACGAAGAGATTTTGAACACCTGAACCGAAACCACCCGCAAAAACTCACATCAACCACCTTAGGTCGGGCCGGACGAGCCCGGCCTTTTGCCACGGTTCTCTCCCCGTCCAGGAACTGCAGGACATTCAGCGAAGTATAATCGGATAGCGCTTTGTTTTCCCATCAATATCGCCAAAACGGATCGGCTGGCCTGGAGGTGCACATACAGAATGCGGATGCGGTCGGACATGATCAAGAAGGGAATGGACCGGGCTCCTCACCGCAGCCTGCTGCGGGCCTCGGGCGTCCGGGAGGACGACTGGGACAAGCCTTTCATCGCCATCGCCAACTCCTACATCGACATCGTCCCAGGACACGTCCACCTGAAGGAATTCGGCGAGGTGGTGCGGGAAGCGGTGCGGGAAGCCGGCGGCGTGCCTTTCATGTTCCACACCATCGGGGTGGATGACGGCATCGCCATGGGCCACATCGGCATGCGCTACTCCCTGCCTTCCCGGGAACTCATCGCCGACGCCGTGGAAACGGTGGTCAACGCCCACTGGTTTGACGGCATGATCATCATTCCCAATTGCGACAAGATCACCCCCGGCATGCTCATGGCGGCCCTGCGGGTCAACATTCCCACGGTCATGGTTTCCGGCGGGCCCATGCTGGCGGGCAAGTCTGCGGCGGGCAAGGCCATCGACCTGATCTCCGTCTTCGAAGGTGTGGGCGGCGTCCAGGCCGGCACCATGACCGAAGAAGAACTGTGGGAACTGGAGAAGCTGGCCTGCCCCACCTGCGGCTCCTGCGCCGGCATGTTCACCGCCAACTCCATGAACTGCCTGGCCGAGGCCGTGGGGCTGGCCCTGCCCGGCAACGGCAGCATCCCCGCCGTCAGCGAGGACCGCAACCGCCTGGCCCGAGAAGCCGCCTTCGCCCTCATGGAGTGCATCCGCAAGGACATCAAGCCCCGGGACATCTTCACCGAGAAGGCCCTGGACAACGCCTTCGCCTTGGACATGGCCATGGGCGGCTCCACCAACACGGTGCTCCACACCTTGGCCCTGGCCCATGAGGCGGGGCTGGACTACCCCTTGGAGCGCATCAACGAGGTGGCCGGTCGGGTGCCCTACATCTGCCGGGTTTCGCCGGCGGTGCCCAACGTCCACATGGAAGACGTCCACCGGGCCGGCGGCATTACCGCCATCTTGAACCAGCTGGCCAAGGCCGGCGCCCTGCACACCGACTGCATGACGGTCATGGGCAAGACCATCGGTGAAGTGGTGGCCGACGCCGAGGTGAAGGATCCTGAAATCATCCGTCCCTTCGACGACCCCTTCTCGCCCACGGGCGGCCTGGCCGTGTTGTTCGGCAACCTGGCGCCCAACGGGGCCGTCTTGAAGACCGGCGCCGTGGACCCGTCCATCACGGTGTTCGAGGGCACGGCCCGGGTGTTCGAGTCCCAGGACGAATGCCTGGCTGCTCTCGAAAACCGGGAGGTCAAGGCGGGCGATGTGGTGGTCATCCGCTACGAAGGCCCCAAGGGCGGTCCCGGCATGCCGGAAATGCTGTCGCCCACCAGCATGATCGTGGGCCAGGGGCTGGGCAAGGACGTGGCCCTGCTCACCGACGGCCGCTTCTCCGGCGGCACCCGGGGCATCTGCCTGGGCCACATCTCCCCCGAAGCCGCCGAGGGCGGCCCCATCGCCTTCGTGGAGAACGGGGACCGGATCCGCATCGACATCCCCAACCGGCGCCTGGAACTGCTGGTCAGCGATGAGGAGCTGGAGCGGCGCCGGGCCCAGTGGACGCCGCCGGAACCGAAGATCCAGACAGGCTGGCTGGGCCGCTACGCCAAGATGGTCACCTCGGCCAACACCGGGGCCGTCTTGAAGAATTGACCCAGGGGTCTAGGCTGCGGCTGTCCATCGTGGACGTGTCGCCCATCATGCCGGGGCAGACCCGCCACGATGCCTTCAACAATTCCATCGCCCTGGCGCAGCATGCCGAGAGGCTGGGCTACACCCGCTTCTGGGTGGCGGAGCACCACGGCGGCCGCATCGGCGCCGGCCGGGCGCCGGAAGTGCTCATCGCCGCCTTGGGAGCCCACACCAAGAAGATCCGCCTGGGCTCGGGGGCCGTGCTGCTGAACCACTACAGCCCCTACAAGGTGGCGGAACTGTTCTGCACCTTGAACGAACTCTACCCGGGCCGCATTGATCTGGGGGTGGGCCGGGCCACCGCCGGGAAGGTGCTGGATCTGGCCCTGCAACAGGACCGGACCCGGATTGTCCGGGGGGATTCCGACGAGCAGTTGTCGGAACTGGTGGCCTGGCTGGACGACGCCTTTCCCCCCGATCACCCATTTGCCCGGCAGCCGCTGCGGACCATCGACAGCCTGCCGGAACTCCATGTGCTGGGGTCCAGCCCGTGGAGCGCCCGGGCGGCGGGGCGCCGGGGGCTGCGCTACGTTTACGGCGCCTTCCTCAACCATATGGACACGCCGGCCATCGTCGACGCCTACCGCAGCAACTTCCGGCCCTACGGCGGCCCGTCGGGCATTGCCGGCCCCCAGGTCATCCTGGCGGTCCATGTGGTTTGCGCCGAAACCGAGGAGGAAGCCCGGCGGCAGTTGGCGCCTGTCCATGTGATGTACCGCAACTTGTTCCACGGCGACATCGACACGCCCCTGCTGACCCCCGACGAGGCGGTGGCGGAGCTGGGCGGCCTGCCGAAATTGCAGAAGTACATTCCCGGGTCCCGCATACCGCCCAAGATCATGGGCGGCACCCCGGCCCGGGTGCGGCTCCAGTTGGAGAGCCTTGCCAAAGATTTGGGGCTGCAGGAGATAATGATACAAGACGTGATGACCGATCAGGCGGCGCGGCTGCGCTCCTATGAACTCATCGCCGAGGCCATGGAGATTTCCGCCTAGGAC is a window from the Sphingobacteriaceae bacterium genome containing:
- a CDS encoding DUF1405 domain-containing protein — its product is MPRSGLSSFLHQIPASRPWVWALVVINGLGSIYGFLWYKEQLAGTPWYLWPVVPDSPLSTLLFTVYLVFYLARRPFPYLGAVAQMGTFKYGLWTVVVLGGYMVTRRHWDWEFALLTATHAGMALEAYLFMAADPQRRPFIWAAAAWFVINDFFDYVIGTHPAVPDPGAIGLVAVQALVLTILAIVMTQVAKGRRPMLR
- the folE gene encoding GTP cyclohydrolase I FolE encodes the protein MEKIQQAVRMILEAIGEDPQRPGLKDTPARVARAYQELLGGMHQDPAEEISVFFEVENDEMVLVKDIPFYSLCEHHLLPFFGKAHVAYIPRNGRITGLSKLARVVDVVARRPQVQERLTSQIADALTRRLEPRGVLVVMEAEHLCMTMRGIKKPGSITVTSAVRGIFRDNDKTRAEAFALIGH
- a CDS encoding response regulator transcription factor — translated: MTPEITIRGIIVEDESLYRELLKTALDSLPQFEIVGSFADAQSALAAAPALKPDVALLDIELGEGLNGIELGLHLRKILPHLGIVILSNHTNPWLLAAVPEESMEGWSYLLKSEVKDLATLARVIVGATQGLVVFSPQIIQRARTHGHSPLSRLTPRQREVLELIAKGYSNAGIAEQLGISRKTVENYINELYGQLGIDPRDGSHQARVKAALMFLGYQGKSS
- a CDS encoding BTAD domain-containing putative transcriptional regulator; the encoded protein is MGIDHSQYAIWIRTFGRLRVYVDYREIPSKEWRYPKVQSLLRFLLLHPGNVPLDQVLETIWPDLPPERARQNFAVALHHLRKAVEPDKDKPHRSQLILYKDKQVRLDHSSILTDRNLFLKLWDHVQKAGLLPEEQQPFLMALTSLYAGPLYEDEPYEDWCAVERQRLSDIYVLAREALARLAFEANNLNLCVQHCQEVLVVEPLHEPAHLLLLQAYQVTGHRARAVTHYHQLRKQLDDELGVPPSEPIRQLYEEILNT
- the ilvD gene encoding dihydroxy-acid dehydratase, producing the protein MRMRSDMIKKGMDRAPHRSLLRASGVREDDWDKPFIAIANSYIDIVPGHVHLKEFGEVVREAVREAGGVPFMFHTIGVDDGIAMGHIGMRYSLPSRELIADAVETVVNAHWFDGMIIIPNCDKITPGMLMAALRVNIPTVMVSGGPMLAGKSAAGKAIDLISVFEGVGGVQAGTMTEEELWELEKLACPTCGSCAGMFTANSMNCLAEAVGLALPGNGSIPAVSEDRNRLAREAAFALMECIRKDIKPRDIFTEKALDNAFALDMAMGGSTNTVLHTLALAHEAGLDYPLERINEVAGRVPYICRVSPAVPNVHMEDVHRAGGITAILNQLAKAGALHTDCMTVMGKTIGEVVADAEVKDPEIIRPFDDPFSPTGGLAVLFGNLAPNGAVLKTGAVDPSITVFEGTARVFESQDECLAALENREVKAGDVVVIRYEGPKGGPGMPEMLSPTSMIVGQGLGKDVALLTDGRFSGGTRGICLGHISPEAAEGGPIAFVENGDRIRIDIPNRRLELLVSDEELERRRAQWTPPEPKIQTGWLGRYAKMVTSANTGAVLKN
- a CDS encoding MsnO8 family LLM class oxidoreductase, producing the protein MTQGSRLRLSIVDVSPIMPGQTRHDAFNNSIALAQHAERLGYTRFWVAEHHGGRIGAGRAPEVLIAALGAHTKKIRLGSGAVLLNHYSPYKVAELFCTLNELYPGRIDLGVGRATAGKVLDLALQQDRTRIVRGDSDEQLSELVAWLDDAFPPDHPFARQPLRTIDSLPELHVLGSSPWSARAAGRRGLRYVYGAFLNHMDTPAIVDAYRSNFRPYGGPSGIAGPQVILAVHVVCAETEEEARRQLAPVHVMYRNLFHGDIDTPLLTPDEAVAELGGLPKLQKYIPGSRIPPKIMGGTPARVRLQLESLAKDLGLQEIMIQDVMTDQAARLRSYELIAEAMEISA